GCTTGGCAATATCTGAGCCAACATCGGGTTCATTCATGGCAGCTAAGGCTTCATCACGTTTAGTCTCTAATGCCATCATTTGCGCTTCTAGGTCATCAACTGCGCGTTGGAGTTTGCGAATAATCTTTTGAGCTTCCTTCGATTGTTGATAGTTATCTTGCTTAGAAGGCTGTGAGTTTTCAACTAGTACATCATTTTCGGTGTCCGGTACTTGCGCCGTTTTTTCGATGTAGTAGTCATAGTCACCCATGAAGACTTTTGAACCTTCAGGCGAGATTTCAACAATTTCGGTAGCCGTCTGATTGATGAAGTACCGGTCATGGGAAACAAATAAGACCGTACCGTTAAATTCGTTGACGGCAACTTCAAGAACTTCGCGGGAATCGATATCCAGGTGATTAGTTGGTTCGTCAAGGATAAGGAAGTTATCGTGATCCATCGCTAACTTAGTGAGCATCAGACGCGCCCGTTCGCCCCCTGAGAGACTATTAACCTTTTTGGTAATATCATCCCCACTAAAGAGAAATGAGCCAAGAATCGACCGAATATCCTTTTCTGGCGTTTGTGGATGCTCATCCCAGAGTTCTTGCACAATTGTTTTGTTTTCGTGGAGCGTGTGTTGCTCTTGGTCATAGTAGCCAACCGACACATTGGCGCCAATTTTAGCAGATCCTTTGATAAACGGAATGATGCCTAGGATGCTCTTGAGTAAAGTCGATTTACCAACACCATTAGGACCAACAATAGCAACGGCATGGTGTTTATCGACGTCAATATTAATTGGTTCAGCGAGAATATGATCGGGTGAATACCCAACTGCCGCATCACGGACACGTAAAACTTCACTCCCGCTTTCTAGGTCAGTTGAGAATTGGATTTGAGCGCGGGATGAATCAACCGTTGGCTTTTCAATCCGTTCCATTTTTTCGAGTTGTTTCCGCCGTGCTTGTGCCCGCTTGGTCGTGGAAGCGCGGACAATATTACGATTAACGAAGTCTTCCAACTTATCAATTTCTTTTTGTTGTTTTTCAAATTCCCGAGAAGCAGTCTTAAGACGTTCGGCTTTTGTATCCAAGAAACGGGAATAATTACCAGTATAGTGGTCAAGATGGCCAAAGTTCATATCGTAAACTTCAGTGACAACGCGATCTAGGAAGTACCGGTCGTGCGATACGAGTAAGAGGGCACCGGTGTAGCTTTGTAAATAGCTTTCCAGCCACGCTAAAGTATCCATATCTAAGTGGTTAGTTGGTTCATCTAAAATTAATAAATCGGGACGTTCAAGTAGGGCTTTAGCTAGGGCTAAACGTGTTTTTTGACCACCGCTCAGAGAGCTAATCTTGTCATCAAAACGATCCGGTTCAAACTGAAAACCATGGAGCACACCACGAATAGCTGCTTCATAACCGTAACCATTTTTTTCGTTAAAATCGTGTTGGATTTGGTCGTAGTTAGCGAGTACGCGGGTGTATTCATCTGGGGTCACCGAACTAGGGTCAGCAATCACGGCTTCTAAACGGTGCATTTCTTTTTCCATTTTACGGACTTCAGCGAACGCATCAAGCATTTCATCCCAGATTGTATTTTCAGTGTCTAAACCGGTATCTTGCGCCAAATAACTCATGGTGAGATCTTTCTTGCTAGTGACATCACCTTCATCAGGGGCTTCTTGGCCAGTGATGATTTTCAGCAAGGTCGACTTACCAGCACCATTGCGCCCAACTAAAGCAATCCGCGCGCGGTCTTGAATTTCTAATTGTACATCGCTAAACAATACATCCGCTCCAAAGCGGCGTTCCACATGTTGGACTTGCAACAAAATCATTTTGGCTTACCTCATTCTTTATCTCTAATATGTTGATTTTACCATAGCTGCGCCTAAAAGTTTGTGAAAATGCGATTGTTTTTTAGTTCACAAGCAAGCAAAATGTGCTACAATAGCAAACGAAAAGAAATTCACAAGACAAAATAATATTTGTGAAAATGGAGGACGATTACGTGACTGAACCATCAATTCCACGCGCAACTGCTAAGCGCTTGCCAATCTATTACCGTTATCTTAACTTCTTATTGGATGCGGGTAAAACTCGGGTTTCATCGACTGAATTGTCAGATGCTGTGAAGTTTGATGCAGCCACGATTCGTCGTGACTTCTCATACTTTGGCGCATTGGGAAAACGCGGATATGGATATGACGTTGAAAGTTTACTAACTTTTTTCGCGAAGATTCTTAACCAAGATACTTTAACAAATGTTGCTTTAATTGGTTTGGGAAATTTAGGCCATGCTTTGTTAAACTTTAATTTCCACAAAAATTCAAATGTGCGCGTATCGGCAGTATTTGATATTAACCCAGAATTAATTAACACAATCCAATCTGGGGTGCCAGTATATGATATTCAAGATTTAGTTAAGCAAATCGAAGATCAACGGATTGAAATTGCAATTTTGACTGTGCCATCTGAAACAGCTCAAAAGACAACGGATTTACTTGTACAAGCGGGTGTGAAGGGGATTTTAAACTTCACGCCATTACGTGTTACTGTACCAGACTCTGTTCGCGTGCAAAACGTTGATTTAACTAACGAATTGCAAACTTTGATTTACTTCATTGAAAACTACACCAGTGAAGGTGAAAATAAATAATTAATTCTTTTTCGGGCTGACCATTTTGGTTGGCCTTTTTTTATATTACTGAATGCACTTTAAATTTGTACAGATATATATAGCGGAAAAATAAGTAGGCAAAATGTGCGCTAATTACACATGTAAAATGTCGATTAGGGTGGATTTGTTAACCATAAGACTTGCATTCTTTTGCGGGCGTGATAAGATAGTGATTGTAGATATTAGCACTTAGAGAATGAGAGTGCTAAAAATAATTCATATGGAGGTGGATAGCATGTTAAAGCCATTAGGTGATCGTGTTATTTTACAATTAGAAAAAAAAGAAGAAGAAACATTCGGCGGTATCGTGATTGCCGGTGGTACTGACGAAAAACCAACCACAGCGAAGGTTATTGCTGTTGGTGCCGGTTACCTCTTGCAAGATGGTACGTTGACACCTTTATCAGTTAAGGCGGGCGACATTGTCTTGTTTGATAAGTTTGCTGGTAATGAAATCAAGCACGATGGTGAAGATTTCTTAGTAGTTCACGAAAAAGACATCATCGCGATTGTCGACTAATTTACAATGGTGCAGAATTTAACGTAAAGTTTGAATTTTGGCAACCGTTAATGAAATATAAAATTGAAGTGAGGCAAATTAACACATGGCAAAAGATTTAAAATTCTCTGAAGACGCTCGCGCAGCAATGTTACGTGGGGTTGATAAGTTAGCAGATACAGTTAAGACAACCATTGGACCAAAGGGACGTAACGTTGTTTTGGAAGAAACTTACGGCGCACCTACCATCACTAATGATGGGGTAACAATCGCTAAGGCAATTGAACTTGAAGATCACTTTGAAAACATGGGCGCAAAGCTTGTGGCTGAAGTGGCTTCTAAGACGAACGACATTGCTGGTGACGGTACTACTACGGCCACTGTTTTGACGCAAGCCATCGTGAACGAAGGTTTGAAGAACGTGACTGCCGGTGCTAACCCAGTTGGTATCCGTCGTGGTATCGAATTAGCAACCAAGGCTGCTGTTGAAGCATTGCACGGTATGTCACACAAGGTTGAAACTAAGGACGATATTGCCCAAGTTGCGTCAATCTCTGCTGCCAATGCTGAAGTTGGTGATTTAATCGCCGAAGCAATGGACAAGGTTGGTAACGATGGTGTTATCACAATTGAAGAATCAAAGGGTATCGACACAACGCTTGAAGTTGTTGAAGGAATGCAATTTGATCGCGGTTACATGTCACAATACATGGTAACTGACAACGACAAGATGGAAGCATCATTGGACAACCCATACATCTTAGTAACTGATAAGAAGATTGGTAACATCCAAGACATCTTGCCAATGTTACAAGGTATTGTTGAACAAGGTCGCTCACTCTTAATCATTGCAGATGATATTACTGGTGAAGCTTTGCCAACGCTTGTTTTGAACAAGATGCGTGGAACATTCAACGTGGTTGCAGTTAAGGCTCCTGGTTTCGGTGACCGTCGTAAGGCAATGTTGCAAGACATCGCTACTTTGACTGGTGCGACTGTGATTACTGAAGATCTTGGCTTGAACTTGAAGGACACGACTTTGGCACAACTTGGCCAATCAGCTAAGGTAACCGTTTCAAAGGACAACACAACCATTGTTGAAGGTTACGGTGAAAAGGCCGCAATCGCTGAACGTGTTGAAAATATCAAGAAGCAAATCAGCGAAACCACTTCTGACTTTGATCGTGAAAAGTTGCAAGAACGTTTGGCTAAGTTGGCTGGTGGGGTTGCCGTTGTTAAGGTCGGTGCCGCAACTGAAACTGAATTGAAGGAACGCAAGTACCGGATTGAAGATGCCTTGAACGCTACTCGTGCAGCGGTTGAAGAAGGTTTCGTTTCTGGTGGTGGGACTGCCTTGGTTAACGCCATTCCAGCTGTTGATGCATTGGAAGAATTTGGCGATGTTCAAACTGGTATCAACATCGTGAAGCGCGCGCTTGAATCACCTGTCCGTCAAATTGCGATCAATGCTGGTCTTGAAGGCTCAGTGATTGTAAACAAGTTGAAGGAACAAGAAGTTGGTATTGGATATAACGCTGCCGATGATACTTGGGTTGACATGGTTAAGGCCGGTATCGTGGACCCTACTAAGGTAACCCGTTCAGCCTTACAAAACGCAGCCTCAGTATCAGCCTTGTTGTTGACAACTGAAGCTGTCGTAGCTGAACAACCAAAGCCAGCCGGTGACGCCGCCGCTGCTGCAGCCCAAGCCGCCGCAATGTCAGGTATGATGTAAACCGACAAGGAGCGGGAGAAAGTTTACTTTCTCATAGCGACGCGGAGGTTTTGTTTGGGAGTTCAGCACTGGTGAACGCAGTGAACCAGTTAAAAAGGTGGACGCAAGGACACGCTGAACGAACAAACACATTTAATTAGGGAGAAAGTTTACTTTCTCATAGCGACGCGGAGGTTTTGTTTGGGAGTTCAGCACTGGTGAACGCAGTGAACCAGTTAAAAAGGTGGACGCAAGGACACGCTGAACGGACAAACACATTTAATTAGGGAGGAAGTTTACTTTCTCATAGCGACGCGGAGGTTTTGTTTTGAAACTCGGCGTTAACAAACGATAATTTAATAAAATGAGCGAGTCGTGTGAATTTTGCAACGGTTCGCTCTTTTTTGTGACTCGGGATTTTTTTAGTTAGAGCTAAATTTATATGCCACCGTGCGTCCCAAAAGCTTAGCGTAAAGCGGTATATGACGTTAACCAATGGTCTGCGATGTTGGCCAATGTGTTACGCAGGGACAGGTTACTATGCAAAATGTGTTGACATGTGTATTAAAAACGCATAACATGTTAATTTGTTAACGCCGTGTACTAACTTATTAATCCAAATGGTTAATAACGTTAACAAAGAGCAATTATAATGCGTTACACAATTTTTAGTTTCAGGAAATGGAGATTAGGATCGTGATTTGGAGCAAAGTAAATTCACGCGGACGGTTTATTGCAGTTGCTAGTTTGGCAGCTTTGATTCCGGCATTACTTATTTGGGTGATTTTGAACTTCGTGAGTTCATTTGAAAACTCAACGGGAACTAGCATGTCGGTGGCGGTGGTTAATCAAGATCGCGCTGTTGATAATAATGGTTCAACGGTTAATGTTGGGCAAGGTGTCATTACTAAGTTGAAGAAGAACACCGAAGTTAATTGGGTGTTCACGGATGCTAAAACGGCGCAAAAAGATATCGACAATGGTAAAGCACTCATGGTGGTGACACTACCAGCAGATTTTTCGGCAAATACGACGACGGCACTCGATGCAAAACCTAAAACGTCTGATATCGATATTAAATTGTCAGATCACAATACTTTAGTTTCGAGCTTATTAACGAACACGGTTGCTAAATCCTTACGTGATGAAGTGACGCAAAATGTGCAACAAGCGTACAATGAAGAACTATTATCTTCAATTAAAAAACTTTCAACCGGTACTAAGACTGCCGCTAAGGGGACACTACAATTAGCTAATGGGGCTGATCAGTTAAATGATGGGCACACATTAGTGAATAAAAATCTGCACGTTTTAGCGACAAGTATGTTGAAGCTAAAAGAAGGTGGCAAAACATTAGCAACTGGCGCATCAGCATTAACGGATGGCGTTGGTGAATACACAAATGGTGTCCAAACCTATGTTGCTGGTGCAAACAAGTACGTTGCCGGCACTAACCAATTAGCGGATGGTGTCCAACAATTGGATGCGGGAACTAAGAAATTAAAGAAGGGTGCGCAACCACTGGCTGCCGGTGTTAATCAATTAACGGCCGGTTCAAGCGCTCTAGCTGACGGAACAACTCAATATGTTGCTGGCACTAATCAGTTAGCTGATGGGGTCTCACAGTTAAATGACGGCACGCAACAATTAGCACAAGGCGCCGCACCATTGGCAAGCGGTATTTCACAATTGAAATCTGGTTCAAATCAAGTTTCAACTGGTGTGACGCAATATGTTGCTGGTACAGATCAGTTAGCTGATGGGGTTTCACAATTAGATACTGGTGCTGCAAGCTTGTCAGTTGGTATTCAACAATACACGGCGGGGACAGACCAATTAGCGGCTGGTGTGACAAAATTAAATGCAGGTATTGACCAATTAGCACAAGGCGCCACGCCTTTAGCAACTGGTGCATCTAAGTTAGCTGCCGGTTCAGCGCAGGTATCTGCTGGTGTTCAACAAGTTGCTGGGCAAATGTCAGATAGTGCTAAGAGCTTAGCTGGAATTGCAGCTGCGACTACTGATCCAACGACTAAAGCACAATTACTGGCAGTCCTTGGTGCAATGACCTCTGATAAAAACCAAGCTGATTTAGCGGCTTTAGTTCAAGGTGCCAGTGATGTCGCAACTGGTGCGAAAGACTTGAATAACAATGTACCAGCACTCAGCCAAGGAATTAGTGATTTGGCAGCTGGGGCGAAGCAAGCTAATAGTGGCGGTCAACAATTGCAAAGTAAAAGTGCTGATTTGGTGGCCGGTGCAAAACAATTAGCAACTGGTGCCAGTGAAGCTAACGATGGTGGTAAGCAACTTAAGTCCAACAGTCAGGATTTAACGACTGGGGCAAAACAAGTTGCTGGTGGTTTGAACGAATTGAATGGCCAAGTACCAGCGTTGACGAATGGTATTTCACAATTAGCAACTGGTGCAAAAAAAGCAAATGCGGGTGGACAACAATTACAAGCTAACGGGGGCGCACTAGTTTCAGGCGCCAAGCAACTTAATGGTGGTTTGGGACAGCTCCAAAGTAATGTGCCCGCATTGACGGATGGTGTTAGCCAACTGGCAGCAGGTGCTGCAAAGGCCGCTAATGGCGCAGGCCAATTGCAAGCTAACTCAGGCGCGCTACTTGCAGGTGGTAACAAGTTAACTAGTAACGCTGGGGCACTTACTAGCGGGGCTAACAAGCTCTCAGCTGGTACCGCACAATTAGCAACTGGTGCGGGGCAAGCGACTGACGGTGCTGGTAAGTTGGCGGCAGGGGATGACCAAGTGTCAACTGGTTTAACGCAAGTGACAGATGGTATCCACACGCTCGATGATGGTATGCAAGCTGGGGTCTCACAACTAGTACCAATCTCAACTAGCAAACAAACCATTAATCACTTTGTCGCACCGATTGCTAACAAATCATTGAAGAACAACATCACAATGAATTTGAAAGCGGCCTTTGCACCATTGATTATTGCTTTTGCTTTATTCATGGGAGCAGTAATCACACAACTTAATGAACACCGGCGTCGTCGGGTTAACGGTGCTAGTGTACCAGCGACGATAACGACGTTGGCAGCAGTGCCATTGGTTCAAACAGCGTTAGCGTTGTTAGTAGTTAAGCTGTTTGCTGTGCCAGTGGAACACCCAGCCGGCTTAGTTGCGTTCACGTTATTGACGGCCGTGGTATTTACGATGCTTGCATTAGCAATTGATCGCCTCTTTGGTTCGATTGGGTTATTCGTTTCATTTATTTTGGCCTTGTTGCAATTGATTTTCACAGGTCAGGTTGTACCAACGTCATTCTTCTCAAGTTTCTTTGCTTTATTGGCTAAGTTCTTGCCAGTAACTTATGCAAATGATGGATTCCAAGCAGTGATTAATAGCACTCCAACGTATCATATTGTTGGCGCTGTTATCGCATTAGTAATTGTTGCCGGCTTAGCTGGAGCAGTGTTACTAGGAGTTAAAGTAATCAGCAATGATTCATTGGCTAGCGAATTAGAAGCGAGTGAAGTTTAAAAATTTGGCGAGTTTAATTATAGTAAAGCAAAAAGGAAGCGGCGGATTAGCGCAGCTTCCTTTTTAGTGTTAATTAGTGCCATTTTCGGGCGCTATACCGTCTGACGTGGGATTGAATAAAATTGGCCACTGCGTGCCAGTAAATTAGGAATAATGCTCAGACTAGAGAAAAAACAGTTACCAACCACAGGCTGCAGTAGCATGAAAAAACATTGACAATAGAACCTCAGTAATTCGATGAGTGGCTGGATACGAAATTGAATCAGAAAAACTTGAAACCGCAGTTGCACTTTACAAGGCACGTGAAGCAGCGGGCTTAACCCAGGCAGAATTGGCGGAAAAAGCAGGAACAACTCAAGCCACAATTGCTCGAATTGAACGTGGCGATAATGTGTCTTTCGAAAAAATGGCGCAGCTCGCTCAGGCAATGGGGAAAAAACTTACGGTAACATTTGCGTGAAGTGAACCGGATGCCAACCTGATAAATAAAAAATGAGCTCACTAGCAAACACTAATAAACCTGATTTCGCCCTACCATGGGGTGGGAAGAAAACAGGTTTATTTTTTTGCGACAAAATTCGGTTCTTATGCCAATATTTTGCTAGTATCTCGAGTAAGCTGATGAAGCTCACTCTTTAAGTCCTCAGTTAGAAAAACGTTTGAACCAATCATTCATCACATTAATCCGTGCTTCACGTAAGTTTGGTTGACCATTACGTGATACGCCATGCCACGCTTCAGGGAAGCGGACAAATTCAATTGGGGTATCCGTGTGTTCCTTTACTGCAGAATAATACTCTTCAGCTTGACCAATTGGTACCCGCATGTCGTATTCGCCGTGCATCAATAAGATGGGAGTTTTTACGTTTTGGGCGTAGGCGAGCGGTGAGAATTGCCAGAGCTTTGCTAGCCCGTCGGTATCGAATAAACCAATGCCGAGTTCGGCCTTCGTGAATGAGGCACCGATATCGGAAGTCCCAAACATACTAATCCAGTTAATTACGGCCCGTTGCGCGACAATTGCTGTGAACCGGTCGGTGTGTCCAGCCGCCCAAGTCGCCATGAAGCCGCCATATGAGCCACCAGCTAAGTAGACCTGGGTTGGATCAATTTCATGCAAGTTATTAGCAAGCACGGCGTCTAATCCAGCCAAGACATCACGGTAATCTTGTTCGCCATAAGCGCCAATGACGGCATTGACAAAACTTTGGCCATAACTAGTTGAGCCATGGGGATTAGTGAAAGCCACGTTATATCCCAATGAAGTCCAGACTTGAAATTCCCAGAAAAAGGCTTCGCTGTAAGCGCCGTGGGGGCCACCGTGGACATATAGAATGAGGGGAGCTTTTTTACCACCTTGCTTAGCCGCAGGCATGAACCAACCATCAACGTCACTGCCATCTTCAGATTGGAAGATGTACTTAGCAGCAGTCGCATAGGTGTGTGTCAATTCATAGTCAGCATTCGGGTTGTAACGGGAAACCTCCGTGTTATTCACGAGCGAATGACTAACTAAACGGGCGGGCTTATCAGTTTTAGATTCGACTAATAGCAAATCAGTATCAGTAACAGAAAAGCCGAGAATACTACGCGCAGAGTCATCAATTAGATGGTAATCGCCAGTAACATTCCCGTAGTACAGTCGGCTGTGACCGTGATAGGTGGCTTGGAAGACAAAGGTTTTTGAATCAAGCCAAGCTAGGGAGTGGGCAGAACCCGCTGAAGGCAAATCACTCATGGCATCCCGAACAGTGTCGACGTCCTCAGTGAAATAAGGAGCCAACGTGGCGGTCGCGATATCGTATAAGTAAATTGCGTGAATGCGCGCATTTGGGTATTGGTCATCGTGAGCGGCTAAGAGAATCTGTTGGCCATCTGGTGAAATCACCGCATCGGCCGTGGTGCCACTAGGAAGTGTGGCCGTAACTTTTACTGGTTGACTGGCAGTGAGGTTCAAGTACCACAGGGTGTTTTCATCTAAATCACCGGCAAGATCAGCGCCTTCTAACCAGATAAAACTTTGACCATCAGCTGATGCATCTAATAAATCAGTCCGTGTTTCTTGGGTTAAGACGATTTTGTCGGTGCCTTGAATAACATCAAATTGGTGAATTTCAAAAAGTGTGCCTTCATCAGTAAAACCATAACCATCCGCTTTGTAGTATTGGTTAGTGATACGTCGAATTTGTGGGCGGTTAGTGTGTTTTGCGACTGGTGCAGTGTGGGTGATCTTTTCAGCGTAGGTGATGATTGGCGAAGTTGGACTCGCAATAAAGTTAACCACACCGTATTGAGTTTGTGTAACCGGGTAACCGCCAAAAATAATTTGCGATTGTCCATCAATTTTTTGTAAATACGCTAATTGACCAAAGGCATTCGTAGGAGCGGTCGCATTATTAGCGACAAGTTTAGTTGTCCCATCCTCAAATAAGTGATAAACGCCGTTTTGATAGTCATTTTCAATTGCGCGGACGTGCGTTTGAACAAGATAGGTGCTCTCACCAACGACAACGGGGTTGCCAATTGTTTTGAGTTGATAGAGATCTTGAAGTGTAACATTTTGTGACATAGAAATACCTCCAAAGGAATACAGTGTGATTTGATTCAGAATTAATTAAATACGAACAAACTTGAACTGGGCTTTGTAATATTGTCCCAATTATAGCACTGTTTTAATCGTTTTCTAATCGAATAGTTCGCAAATGTTCTGCGAACTTGCTATGATTTATAGAATGAAAGATGCCGTTTTGTAGATTTGGTTTGTTACCGCTAACAAAGACCAAATTGTTTCACGAATTGTCTGGTGACCTTCATGGACAACGACCCAAAATTCAAGTAAAATTAAACTATTATATTTGAACAGGAAGTGAAGCAGTTGACTGGTAAATTTATTACATTTGAAGGCCCTGATGGTGCAGGTAAAACCAGCGTTTTAAGCGAGCTAGTGGCTAAGCTTGCCCCAAAATTAGGCGATAAACTCGTGATGACACGTGAGCCTGGTGGTAACGCAATCTCAGAATCAATTCGCCAAGTTATCTTAGATGTTAAGAACACGGCAATGGATCCACGTACTGAAGCATTATTGTTTGCTGCTGCGCGGCGACAACACATTGTCGAAACTATTCGGCCTGCTTTGAGTGCGAACAAAATCGTTTTTTGCGACCGTTTTGTTGATAGCTCAGTTGCCTACCAAGGTGCTGGCCGTGAAATTGGCACAACTGAAGTTTACGACATGAATTTATTTGCAACGGAAGGCCTCGTGCCTGATTTAACTTTGTACTTCGATGTACCTTCAGAAGTTGGTTTGAATCGGATTTGGGAACACCGCTCAGATGAAGTTAATCGGTTAGATAAGGATGCGTTGGAATTCCACATTCGTGTGCGTGAAGCTTACTTACAACAAAAGGAACTTTTCGCAGAACGCATTGTCACAATTGATGCCACACAACCATTTGAAGCAGTGGTTGCGGATGCATTATTAGCGATTAAAACTCGCTATCCAGAGCTCGGTTAATTAGAATGTTTCTCGCCTAAGGAAAGAAGGTACGTAATTATGAAGATGGTTATGGCAATTGTCCAAGATAAAGATAGTAACAAAGTGAGTGCTGCCTTGGCGAAGGCACACGTTCAAGCGACTCGTTTTAATTCGGCGGGGAGCTTCTTACGGTCAGGAAATACAACATTCATGATTGGTACTGAAGATGAACGGGTTGAAGAAGTTATTGATATTATTCAGGATACTTCACATGCCCGGAAACAATTTATGACACCACCATTGAACATGGATTCAATTGTTGATTCGGGTTCATCATTCCCAGTCGAAGTTGAAGTTGGTGGAGCAACAGTCTTTGTAATGCCAATTGAAAGTTTTCGGCACTTCTAACAGGTTGATTTGCGAAGCCTGGATTAATTGCAGTGATGATTTTACAGTCACAAGTACATTAAAGGATGTTAGATGAACGCACATACAATAATCGAGAATGCTGAACAA
This is a stretch of genomic DNA from Periweissella cryptocerci. It encodes these proteins:
- the groL gene encoding chaperonin GroEL (60 kDa chaperone family; promotes refolding of misfolded polypeptides especially under stressful conditions; forms two stacked rings of heptamers to form a barrel-shaped 14mer; ends can be capped by GroES; misfolded proteins enter the barrel where they are refolded when GroES binds), which codes for MAKDLKFSEDARAAMLRGVDKLADTVKTTIGPKGRNVVLEETYGAPTITNDGVTIAKAIELEDHFENMGAKLVAEVASKTNDIAGDGTTTATVLTQAIVNEGLKNVTAGANPVGIRRGIELATKAAVEALHGMSHKVETKDDIAQVASISAANAEVGDLIAEAMDKVGNDGVITIEESKGIDTTLEVVEGMQFDRGYMSQYMVTDNDKMEASLDNPYILVTDKKIGNIQDILPMLQGIVEQGRSLLIIADDITGEALPTLVLNKMRGTFNVVAVKAPGFGDRRKAMLQDIATLTGATVITEDLGLNLKDTTLAQLGQSAKVTVSKDNTTIVEGYGEKAAIAERVENIKKQISETTSDFDREKLQERLAKLAGGVAVVKVGAATETELKERKYRIEDALNATRAAVEEGFVSGGGTALVNAIPAVDALEEFGDVQTGINIVKRALESPVRQIAINAGLEGSVIVNKLKEQEVGIGYNAADDTWVDMVKAGIVDPTKVTRSALQNAASVSALLLTTEAVVAEQPKPAGDAAAAAAQAAAMSGMM
- a CDS encoding ABC-F family ATP-binding cassette domain-containing protein produces the protein MILLQVQHVERRFGADVLFSDVQLEIQDRARIALVGRNGAGKSTLLKIITGQEAPDEGDVTSKKDLTMSYLAQDTGLDTENTIWDEMLDAFAEVRKMEKEMHRLEAVIADPSSVTPDEYTRVLANYDQIQHDFNEKNGYGYEAAIRGVLHGFQFEPDRFDDKISSLSGGQKTRLALAKALLERPDLLILDEPTNHLDMDTLAWLESYLQSYTGALLLVSHDRYFLDRVVTEVYDMNFGHLDHYTGNYSRFLDTKAERLKTASREFEKQQKEIDKLEDFVNRNIVRASTTKRAQARRKQLEKMERIEKPTVDSSRAQIQFSTDLESGSEVLRVRDAAVGYSPDHILAEPINIDVDKHHAVAIVGPNGVGKSTLLKSILGIIPFIKGSAKIGANVSVGYYDQEQHTLHENKTIVQELWDEHPQTPEKDIRSILGSFLFSGDDITKKVNSLSGGERARLMLTKLAMDHDNFLILDEPTNHLDIDSREVLEVAVNEFNGTVLFVSHDRYFINQTATEIVEISPEGSKVFMGDYDYYIEKTAQVPDTENDVLVENSQPSKQDNYQQSKEAQKIIRKLQRAVDDLEAQMMALETKRDEALAAMNEPDVGSDIAKLSDLQKVVDAATEELSGIEADWEEKSMELEELQTEA
- a CDS encoding YhgE/Pip domain-containing protein, coding for MIWSKVNSRGRFIAVASLAALIPALLIWVILNFVSSFENSTGTSMSVAVVNQDRAVDNNGSTVNVGQGVITKLKKNTEVNWVFTDAKTAQKDIDNGKALMVVTLPADFSANTTTALDAKPKTSDIDIKLSDHNTLVSSLLTNTVAKSLRDEVTQNVQQAYNEELLSSIKKLSTGTKTAAKGTLQLANGADQLNDGHTLVNKNLHVLATSMLKLKEGGKTLATGASALTDGVGEYTNGVQTYVAGANKYVAGTNQLADGVQQLDAGTKKLKKGAQPLAAGVNQLTAGSSALADGTTQYVAGTNQLADGVSQLNDGTQQLAQGAAPLASGISQLKSGSNQVSTGVTQYVAGTDQLADGVSQLDTGAASLSVGIQQYTAGTDQLAAGVTKLNAGIDQLAQGATPLATGASKLAAGSAQVSAGVQQVAGQMSDSAKSLAGIAAATTDPTTKAQLLAVLGAMTSDKNQADLAALVQGASDVATGAKDLNNNVPALSQGISDLAAGAKQANSGGQQLQSKSADLVAGAKQLATGASEANDGGKQLKSNSQDLTTGAKQVAGGLNELNGQVPALTNGISQLATGAKKANAGGQQLQANGGALVSGAKQLNGGLGQLQSNVPALTDGVSQLAAGAAKAANGAGQLQANSGALLAGGNKLTSNAGALTSGANKLSAGTAQLATGAGQATDGAGKLAAGDDQVSTGLTQVTDGIHTLDDGMQAGVSQLVPISTSKQTINHFVAPIANKSLKNNITMNLKAAFAPLIIAFALFMGAVITQLNEHRRRRVNGASVPATITTLAAVPLVQTALALLVVKLFAVPVEHPAGLVAFTLLTAVVFTMLALAIDRLFGSIGLFVSFILALLQLIFTGQVVPTSFFSSFFALLAKFLPVTYANDGFQAVINSTPTYHIVGAVIALVIVAGLAGAVLLGVKVISNDSLASELEASEV
- a CDS encoding redox-sensing transcriptional repressor Rex, encoding MTEPSIPRATAKRLPIYYRYLNFLLDAGKTRVSSTELSDAVKFDAATIRRDFSYFGALGKRGYGYDVESLLTFFAKILNQDTLTNVALIGLGNLGHALLNFNFHKNSNVRVSAVFDINPELINTIQSGVPVYDIQDLVKQIEDQRIEIAILTVPSETAQKTTDLLVQAGVKGILNFTPLRVTVPDSVRVQNVDLTNELQTLIYFIENYTSEGENK
- the groES gene encoding co-chaperone GroES produces the protein MLKPLGDRVILQLEKKEEETFGGIVIAGGTDEKPTTAKVIAVGAGYLLQDGTLTPLSVKAGDIVLFDKFAGNEIKHDGEDFLVVHEKDIIAIVD
- a CDS encoding helix-turn-helix domain-containing protein — its product is MAGYEIESEKLETAVALYKAREAAGLTQAELAEKAGTTQATIARIERGDNVSFEKMAQLAQAMGKKLTVTFA